In the Chloroflexota bacterium genome, CGGTAAGTATCTGATACCTGGCCCTCTCTTTGAATTCTGGCCGAGGAGCGATATCCAGGGTTTCCTTGGTATCGAGTGCCGTCTGCAGCAATGGCTCAAGCGCAGCGGCGTGCTCCGGATAGCTCGCCAGACACTGCTCAACGGTCTCACCGCCGGTCAGAATACGCTCCAGGCATTCATCCAAGATATTAAAAAACTCTTTATCGTTCTTCATTGCTTTACCCTGTCGCTACCATTTTGCGCAGAGATACGATGGCGCTGTGCTGCAATGCCTTGATGGCTCCCTCACTTTTGCCCATTGATTTGGCCACCTCTGCCACCGACAGTCCACCGGCAAAGCGGAGTGATACCACTTCGCGCTGCAGACTGGTCAGCCGCCTGGTGGCTGCCACCAGACTCTCGATATCCATTTTCCGTTCCGTATCGGTACTGGGATTACTGTTACTGCTGCCGACCAGCGCCTCATCAAGGGGAACTGTTGCCCGTTTCGACTTCCTTCTCCAGTAGTCGACCATCTGGTTATGGGCAATGCGAAACAGCCAGGAAGAGAACGGACTCCCCTTTGACCTGTAGCCGGAGATAGACTTGAATGCCTTCAGAAAGACCTGCTGTGTCATGTCCTCTGCCTCGGTCCTATCCCCTGTTTTGAGAACTATATATCGATAAATCTTATCGAAGTTCTCCTCATATAACTGCGTTAAAGCTGCCTCGTCATGCTCTTTTGCCCGCCGGACGAGGCTCTCTTCATCTTGCACCTGACAACTCCATACAGCCAGCCACTCGTTCAAGGGTATCCATTTTTAATGCTATATGGTGCTACCCTGTGCATATAGTATAACGAACGAGCATGGGAAAAGATAGCGCCTCTGGCTATGAATTGCGCTGTGGTGAGGTTTACAAATATTGTGTTAAAATCATACGTAACCGTATCCGCACTTATCCGGGGGGAAAAGGCTTTGGCGTACTACGTGCGCTATATGCGCAAAGAGGATATAACACAGGCCAATGCGATTGACCGGGAGGTCTTTCCCACTCAGTGGCCGCCGCCTGATTATCGCCGCGAGCTGCAGAATCCGCTGTCCCGCTTGATAGTCGTCTGCGATGATAGCCAGAAGACAGAAGAGC is a window encoding:
- a CDS encoding RNA polymerase sigma factor, translating into MAVWSCQVQDEESLVRRAKEHDEAALTQLYEENFDKIYRYIVLKTGDRTEAEDMTQQVFLKAFKSISGYRSKGSPFSSWLFRIAHNQMVDYWRRKSKRATVPLDEALVGSSNSNPSTDTERKMDIESLVAATRRLTSLQREVVSLRFAGGLSVAEVAKSMGKSEGAIKALQHSAIVSLRKMVATG